The following nucleotide sequence is from Streptomyces sp. NBC_00239.
ATGGTGAACCGGTGAGCGCCGGGCTGGCCGGACAGGGCCAGCTTGTGCCTGCTCAGATACACGGTGATCTCGTGCTCGGCGATGACCTGGAGCGCGCGGTGCTGGGCGTCGTTCAACTTGGCCGGGACCCGGGGTGGGGATGGTTGCGGACCGCGGTCGGAGTTCGTGTCTGCCGGCGAAGGGTCGGGGCGCCCGGGTGCGTCGTCCATTGCGGGCGGCACGGTTGGGGAGCTGGGCGCTGACGACGGCTGGGGGGCGGTCGCGTCCGGCCCTATTTGGTCGCGGGCCTCGGACAGTGCCCGGCGGATGACGGGCAGGTGCTCATCGGTGGCCTCGTAGAAGTCGAAGCGGTCCATGGCGTCGTCGACCGTGCCGTACGGGGTGGGCTCGCAGGCGATGGTCAGGGGGGCGAGGATCTTCGTATAGCCGGACAGCGCCTCGGCCAGCGAGACCGTCGTCAACGAAAGGATGTGGGTCGGCCGCCAGATGCTGGGCTCGGGGTGACGGCGGGCGTGGTCGCTGTGGGCGTGCGCCTCGTCGGCCATCCGTGAGAGGAGTGCACTGACTTGGCTGATGTGCCGTGTGACGGTGCTGACGGAGACGTGGTCGATGCCAATCGGGTGCCGGCGAAGATCCTCGATGATGTCGTCGATGAAGTCAGACAGGCCGGGGTATTCCAGGGGCGGCGGGTTCGAATCAGGCACAGGGGTCCTTCTGTTTCAGGGGGCAGGCTGTCGTGGGCCAGGGCGAGACCCCTCCCGGTGTCTTCGGGAAGGTCAGTGCGACCGGCACGGAGTGTGCGTCGGCGAGCGGTCCGGCTTGTTCACGCCGCCTTCCCGAAGTCGTCCTTCTTCGGCGAGGCTTTGGCGACCGCTCGGTCGGTGATGCCCTGGGACGAGGCGGCGGAAGCGGCGGCGAGGGTGCCTGCGCCGGGCTCCAGGTACCAGGGGCGCAGGTCGAGCATGGCGGCGCGCATGCCGGTGGCGAAGCACAACGCGGTGCCCTTGGGGAGGGCGCGGATCGCGTCCGCGGGAAGGATCCGCTCCTGGCGCATGCTGATGCTGGTGGACTTCCCCGAGTCGGAGATGGAGGTGGACTTCGTCTCGACGTCGTGGTCACCGATCAGCCTGCTGAGCTTGTCGGCGAAGTCCGGGTCGTCGATGCCGGAGCCGATCACCTTCACGGTGGACGCGGACCACATGGCGTCCATGCCTGCGTCGCCCCAAACCTTCTGCCCCTGCCGGTAGGACTGCAGGATGGTGATCGGGATGATCCCGCGGGACCCGAGGTGGGAGTACAGGTCGGGGAGGTCACTGATCTTGCACACATTGGCGGCCTCGTCGAGGATCGCAAGCATGGGCGGGTCCAGGCGTCCGCCGGCCCGTTCGGCCTGGGTGGTCGCGGCCCGCATCACGGAGTCCGCGCACGCGGCGATCAGCGCACTGGCTCCGCCGCCTCCGTCCTTCGACAGCAGGTACAAGGTGTCCTTGCTGGTCACGAAGTCGGCGGGCTTGAACTCGGCGACCCCCTTCTGCGGGGTGACCCACGCGGCGATCTCGCTGTTCAGGAGCGCTGACGCGTACTGCCTCGCGGTCTCGTAGATGCCGTCGCGGGTCTCCGGCGGGCCTTCGACGGTGCCCTTGAGCTGTGCGGCGACGGCCGAGAACCCGTGGTCGCGGAGGATGTCCAGAGGCCTGCGGTCGGCGGGGAAGGCCAGCCACTGCATGACGTCGGTGATGGGGCGTTCGTCGAGAGCCGCGGCCAGGAACAGTTGGCTCAGGATGTTGGATCCGGCCTTGGACCAGAAGTCGCCCTGCTGGGAGGCATCCACGCTCGCGGCGAGGAAGTGCCCGGCCAATCGTCCCGCTCCGTCGAGGGACTTGGCGGTGGCGAGCGGGTTCCACCACATCTCACGGGCCGCGTGGGCGATCTGCTGCGGATCCATGCTCCAGGTCCGGCCGTTCTCTCCGCGGGCGTCGAGCGTGGCGGTGTAGGCGTCGCCGGCGGCTTTGTTCGAGGTCAGGAGCACGGGGCCGGGGGCGGCGAGGATCGCGGGGATGGCCAGGCAGGTCGTCTTGCCGGATCGGGGGGCCATGATCGCGACCGCGACGTCCTCGAAGCCCATCCGGACCTCGGAGCGGCTGCCCTGCAGGTTGCCGAGCAGGACGCCGGTGTCGGAGGCGTCGATGGCCTTGGCGTCCTTCAGGCTGGGCCTCAGGGAGCGGGCCTTGGCGGTGATGGCCTTGGCGAGCAGCGGCTCGATGTCCCTCTGCTTGGCCATCCCGGCGACGCGCTTCCTCTTCCCGCTCGTGCCGCTGTGCCGGGTCCACCACAGGTATCCGAAGACGGTGAGGGCGAGGAGGACAGTGGCGGGGACGATGCGGGTGCCGATGAGCAGGGACGTTTCTCCCGCCGCGGGCCAGAGGCGTTCGGGGTGGAAAAGAGCTTCGGCCGGCTGGTAGGGGACCCAGGGGCCACTGCTGGTGACCCAGGCGGTCGCGTTGCCGCCCAGCCAGGCCAGGGTGGACAGGGGCAGGGCAACGGCGAAGGCGCCGAGGAGGGCCTTGAAGGCTATGTCGTAGCCGTCGGAGTTGGAGTTAGGGGAGGGGCTGGACAAGAGGGCGGTTCCAGGGGAAGGGGGCGGTGGGCTTCTACCGGCGGGGCTTTGCCGGGACGGAGTCCCGGCCGGGGAGCGCGGCGACTGGGGCGGTTGCCGGCCGGGACTGGCTGCGCCGCAGAGCGTTGTGGATGTCGAGGACGGCCTGGCCGTGGAGGGACCATTCGTCCAGGTAGTGCCAGGCCTCGGCGTTCCGCCCGGCGAGCGGCCCGTCGTACTCCTCGACCCCGGGCCGTACGGACTGCGGCAGGGTGGCGCGCAATGCGAGCCACTCGCTCTGCAGGGAACCGATCCGTTCCTGGGCGGTGCGCAGAGCGCCGATCTGCCAGACCCAGCGGTGGTGGACGCTCCGCTCCGGAAGCCTCTGCAACTGGGCCTCGGCTGTGGCGACCAGGTCGTCGGCTCCGGAGCGGACCCGGTTGAAGGACCGCCAGGTGTCGGCGTCGCGCTGGGCCTGGCGGAACCCGTAGGCCCCCTCGTCGTGCGGCCAACCGTCGGGTCCGGTGTGCTCGTCGGAGTAGGTGTCCCAGGCGGCGAGGATCTGCTCCGCCTCGCGGAGGTAGAGGGCGAGCTGGTCCAGGAGGTGCTGGTGCCTGGAGTGGAAGTCGGCGTTGGTCACGGGTCCTTCGGGGGTCGGGGAGTTCTCGGCTGGCGGCTACCGGGCGGGCCTGGCCGGCGCGGCGGTGCGCGGAAGTGCGGGCGCGGTCACGGCGGTGGTGAGGTGCGGCTTGGGCCGGTGGCGGCGGGTCTCGGCCAGGCGCTGCTTGTGTGCGCTGACGACCTCGGAGCCGATCGCGAACTCCGGTCCCTGCATGAGATGGGCACTGTCGTTGATCTTGAATCGGGCGCGCAGGACCGGCGCGGGGTTGGAGATCGCCTCGGCGACGGCGGCAAGCAGGTGAGCGGGGGTCGCCGCGTCGAGGTGGGCCCGCCAGATGCGCTGCTCCGGGCCGTGCTCACCGAAGTAGTGGGCGGCCTCGATCTCCCAGCCCATGACACCCAGGGAAGGCGAGACGTACAGCTCGACCTGGACGATGGTGTCGGGGGAGGTCAGCCTCTGCGAGCCGGTCTCGGACGTGGTGTGCTCCCAGCCGCGGCCGGTGAGGACCTCGATCACCGAGGGGGCCGGTTCTTCGGGCTCGGGCCGGATGAGTGCGTCGGTCAGGCCGGCCACGATCTCGGCGGGGGTGTCGCCGTTGAATGTGGCGTACCAGAAGCCGGGACCGTGGTTGTTGTCGATGCGCCACCAGCGGGTAAAGCTGCTGGGCGTCGGCGTGAGGTCGAGCCGGAAGGCGTAATCGGGGCTGGTCATCCGGATCGCGGGGTGCAGGGGGTCGGAGTCCAGGCTCCATCCGCGTGCCCGCAGTGCGTGGGTGACGTGGCGGGGGTCTCCGGCGTCGGCGAGGTAGCGCGGGGTGATGGCCGAGCCGAGGGCGTTCTCGTGGTCGTAGGCGAAGGCGGCGAGCTGCCGGTCGGTGATGGACAGAGGGACGGCTCCTTGAAGACCGGTCGGGGGGTGGTGTTACCGCCGGGGCCCGGTGGCGACGGGCGCCACCGGGGCCGAGCCGGGGACGGGCTGGGTGGTGAGGGCGGTGCGCCGGCTGCGTACGGCGGTCGCCCGGGATCGGGCCAGGCGCGCGGTGTGTTCCTTCGCGAGGTCGTCGCCTTGGCGGCCACCGGGCTTCTGGGTGACGAGGCCGCTGTGCGGGACGTCGTACTCGGCCCGTGCAACGGGCGCCGGATCGACCAGTGCGGTGACGAACGCGGCGGCAAGGTGCGGGGCGTTGCCGAGGTGGGCCTCCCACACCGTTT
It contains:
- a CDS encoding DUF317 domain-containing protein — its product is MTSPDYAFRLDLTPTPSSFTRWWRIDNNHGPGFWYATFNGDTPAEIVAGLTDALIRPEPEEPAPSVIEVLTGRGWEHTTSETGSQRLTSPDTIVQVELYVSPSLGVMGWEIEAAHYFGEHGPEQRIWRAHLDAATPAHLLAAVAEAISNPAPVLRARFKINDSAHLMQGPEFAIGSEVVSAHKQRLAETRRHRPKPHLTTAVTAPALPRTAAPARPAR
- a CDS encoding type IV secretory system conjugative DNA transfer family protein is translated as MSSPSPNSNSDGYDIAFKALLGAFAVALPLSTLAWLGGNATAWVTSSGPWVPYQPAEALFHPERLWPAAGETSLLIGTRIVPATVLLALTVFGYLWWTRHSGTSGKRKRVAGMAKQRDIEPLLAKAITAKARSLRPSLKDAKAIDASDTGVLLGNLQGSRSEVRMGFEDVAVAIMAPRSGKTTCLAIPAILAAPGPVLLTSNKAAGDAYTATLDARGENGRTWSMDPQQIAHAAREMWWNPLATAKSLDGAGRLAGHFLAASVDASQQGDFWSKAGSNILSQLFLAAALDERPITDVMQWLAFPADRRPLDILRDHGFSAVAAQLKGTVEGPPETRDGIYETARQYASALLNSEIAAWVTPQKGVAEFKPADFVTSKDTLYLLSKDGGGGASALIAACADSVMRAATTQAERAGGRLDPPMLAILDEAANVCKISDLPDLYSHLGSRGIIPITILQSYRQGQKVWGDAGMDAMWSASTVKVIGSGIDDPDFADKLSRLIGDHDVETKSTSISDSGKSTSISMRQERILPADAIRALPKGTALCFATGMRAAMLDLRPWYLEPGAGTLAAASAASSQGITDRAVAKASPKKDDFGKAA